In the Phenylobacterium soli genome, CCCATGGCCACGCCGTTCACCGCCGCGATCAGCGGCTTGTTGAGGTCGAAGCGCGAGGTCAGGCCGGCGAAGCCCGAGGCCGGGCTGCCCATCTTGCCGCCGCCGGCCTGGTGCTTGAGGTCGTTTCCGGCCGAGAACGCCCGGTCGCCGGCGCCGGTGACGATCGCCACCCACTGCTCCGGGTCGTCGCGGAAGGCGTTGAACGCCTCGTCCAGCTCGAAGTGCGCCGGCGAGTGCAGCGCGTTCATCACCTCCGGCCGGTTGAGGATGATGGTGGTGATCGGGCCGTCCCGCTCCACGCGGATGAATTCGTACGCCATGAGCGCCCTCCGTCAGGTTTGGCAGCGACGCTTCGTCAGGCGCCGCTAGGTCCGTCAACCGGCCTCAGCCACCGGCCATCTCGCGCTTGTAGCGCTTCCAGTTCTCCACGTAGTGCGCCGAGCCGCCGACGATCATCGCCGCCTGCTGCGGGGTGATCTCGCGCACGACCTTGCCGGGGGCGCCCATGACCAGCGAATTGTCCGGGATCTCCTTGCCCTCGGTGATCAGGCAGTTGGCCCCGATCAGGCAGTTCTTACCGATCTTCGCGCCGTTGAGGACGATGGAGCCGATGCCGACGAGGGAATTGTCCCCGATCGTGCAGCCGTGAAGCATCACCATGTGGCCGACGGTGACGTTGGCGCCGATGGTCAGGGGGGAGCCGGTGTCGGTGTGCAGCACGCTTCCGTCCTGGACGTTCGAACCCTCGCCGATGACGATGGGATCGTTGTCGCCCCGAAGTGTCGCACCCCACCAGATCGAGGCGTTTTTCTTGAGCACGACTCGGCCGATCACGGCCGCGCTCGGCGCAATCCAGTATTCGTCATCATTCGGCAATTCAGGTGTCACGTTTCCTAAATTGTAGACAGCCATCCGAACTCCCCTCTTCTTGCGACAATAGCGCTGTTTAACCGTTCCGAAAGGACGATAGGATCATTCTAGTCGGGCGATTCGAGGGGGTGATAGCCGCCTCGGCTCGCCGCGGGAACCTTCATCGGTCCCACGCCTCGCGCTGGACGGAGTTTGATGGCGTCGCGTCTGTTGTCCTTCGGGGCCTCACCGCCCGGACCAGAGCCTACCGAGCCGCCGGGCCGGGCATGCCGCCGCCGCTCTCCTTCATTCCCAGTCACCCCCAAGGGCGATCCGTTGCGGATACGCCCTTTTTTCTTGTCCCCACGGAGGCCTTGATGAGCAAACGAGCCTTGAAGCGACAGCTGCGCGAAGGCGCCTTCGACGCTGGTCAGTTCGAGGGGGACGATAAGATCCGCCGGCTGCCGGTCGATCGCGGCGGCTGGACGCCTCTGGGACATCACAACGACGAGCGCGAGCAGGGCTACCTCAAGACGATCAAGGCGAAGTCGCCCGGACAGGAAGAGCTGATCAAGGCGATCGACGAGAAGAACCTGGTGCTGGCGCTGGGTCCTGCGGGCACCGGCAAGACCTACCTGGCCATCGCCAAGGCGGTGGAGGCGCTGGAGAGCGGGCGCGTCGGGCGCATCGTGCTGTCGCGCCCGGCCGTCGAGGCCGGCGAGTCGATCGGCTTCCTGCCCGGCGATGCGGAGGACAAGCTCGCGCCCTACCTGCGGCCGCTCTACGACGCCCTCTCGGACAGGCTGTCAATGAAGCGGGTGCGGGCGCTGATGGCCGAAGGCGCCATCGAGATCGCGCCGGTCGGATTCATGCGCGGCCGGACGCTCAACAACGCCTTCGTCGTCATCGACGAGGCCCAGAACTGTACCTACGTCCAGCTGAAGATGCTGCTGACGCGGCTGGGATGGCACTCGACCATGGTGGTGACCGGCGACCCCAACCAGTCGGACCTGCTGCCCGAGCTGTCGGGCCTCGCGCCCGTGTCGGAGCGGCTGGAGCAGCTCTCCAACATCTCGGTCGTCAGGCTGGAAGAGCGCGACATCGTGCGCCACCCGCTGGTCGCCGACATGCTCGGCGTCCTCTAGGCAGGCATCCTGGACCAGACCTGCGAGCGGGGTCCTCGCGGACCCCGCTTTTCTTTTGGCCGAATGGCGCTTGCGCCGAAAAGGTAGTTAGCCTACCTAACTACCCACATGCCCGACAGCGATCCCGACATCACCCGCCTGGCCGACGCCCTTCGGCCGGCGCTGCTGCGCGTCTCCCGGCGCCTCAGGCAGGAAGCCAACCGCGTCGGCCTCTCGGCCCAGGACGCCCTGCTGCTGGGCGCGATCCTGAAGCGCCCGGGCATCGGGGTCAGCGAGCTCGCGGACCTGGAACAGACCTCCAAGCCCACCATGTCGGCGCACGTGAAGCGGCTGGAGGCCGCCGGCTGGGTCGAGCGTCGCGGCGACGCCCAGGACGCCCGGCGCGCGGGGCTGGTCGTCACCCCCGCCGGCGCCAAGCAGATCGAAGCCATCCGGCGCCTGCGGAACGATTGGCTGGCCGCGCGCCTTACCCGGCTCGGCCCCGCCGAGCGCGAGCGCCTCGCGGCCGCCGCCGAACCCCTCCTCCAGCTCGTGAGCCTCGAGCCATGAGCCCTGCCGACCGCGTCCTGGAAGCCCCCGAGATCACCTCCGACGCTCTCGAACGAGCCGGCGAGGCCGACGCGCTCGCGCGCGGCTGGCTGATCCCGGCGATCATCGGCTCGGCCCTGCTGATGCAGACGCTGGAAGCGACGGTGATGTCCAACGCCCTGCCGACCATCGCCCGGGCGCTGCACGAGGACCCGCTGCGGCTGAACATGACCATGACCATGTTCCTGCTGGCCTCGGCGGTCTGCCTGCCGGTCAGCGGCTGGATGGCCGACAAGCTGGGCGCCAAGCGCGTCTTCATGACCTCGATGGTGCTGTTCGCCGTCTCCTCGGCCGGCTGCGGCTTCGCCCAGAACCTGCCCGAGCTGATCGTCGGACGGATGTTCCAGGGCGTCGCAGCCTCGATGATGGCGCCGGTCGGGCGCCTGGTGCTGCTGCGCACCACGCCCAAGAGCGAGCTCGTCGGGGCCATGTCGGTGCTGACCATGCCGGCGTTGGTCGGCCCGGTGATCGGACCCATCCTCGGCGGCACCATCGTCACCTTCTTCAACTGGCGCTGGATCTTCTACATCAACCTGCCGGTCGCCCTCGTCGGCGTGGCGCTGGTGCGCGCCTTCGTGCCGAACGTGAAGGAGCAGGAGGTCTCGCCCCTCGACTGGGCGGGCATCGCGCTCACCGGCGTCGGCCTCGCCAGTCTGATCTTCGGCTTCGAGAACCTCGGGCGGGACTTCCTGCCGCCCGGCGAGGTGGCCGGCCTCTTCGCCCTCGCCGCCGTCTGCTTCGGCCTCTACTGGCGACACGCGCGCGGCAATCCGCACGCGATCATCGACCTCTCGATCTTCCGGGTGCAGACCTTCCAGGCCGGCGTGGTCGGCGGCGGCTTCTTCCGCATCGCCATGGGCGCGACGCCCTTCCTGCTGGCCATGCTGCTGCAGATCGGCTTCGGCATGTCGGCCTTCCGGGCCGGCCTGATGACCTTCATCTCGGCGGCGGGCGCCCTCGTCATGAAGACCACCGCCCCGCCGAT is a window encoding:
- a CDS encoding gamma carbonic anhydrase family protein; the protein is MAVYNLGNVTPELPNDDEYWIAPSAAVIGRVVLKKNASIWWGATLRGDNDPIVIGEGSNVQDGSVLHTDTGSPLTIGANVTVGHMVMLHGCTIGDNSLVGIGSIVLNGAKIGKNCLIGANCLITEGKEIPDNSLVMGAPGKVVREITPQQAAMIVGGSAHYVENWKRYKREMAGG
- a CDS encoding PhoH family protein, producing the protein MSKRALKRQLREGAFDAGQFEGDDKIRRLPVDRGGWTPLGHHNDEREQGYLKTIKAKSPGQEELIKAIDEKNLVLALGPAGTGKTYLAIAKAVEALESGRVGRIVLSRPAVEAGESIGFLPGDAEDKLAPYLRPLYDALSDRLSMKRVRALMAEGAIEIAPVGFMRGRTLNNAFVVIDEAQNCTYVQLKMLLTRLGWHSTMVVTGDPNQSDLLPELSGLAPVSERLEQLSNISVVRLEERDIVRHPLVADMLGVL
- a CDS encoding MarR family winged helix-turn-helix transcriptional regulator; the protein is MPDSDPDITRLADALRPALLRVSRRLRQEANRVGLSAQDALLLGAILKRPGIGVSELADLEQTSKPTMSAHVKRLEAAGWVERRGDAQDARRAGLVVTPAGAKQIEAIRRLRNDWLAARLTRLGPAERERLAAAAEPLLQLVSLEP
- a CDS encoding MFS transporter; the encoded protein is MSPADRVLEAPEITSDALERAGEADALARGWLIPAIIGSALLMQTLEATVMSNALPTIARALHEDPLRLNMTMTMFLLASAVCLPVSGWMADKLGAKRVFMTSMVLFAVSSAGCGFAQNLPELIVGRMFQGVAASMMAPVGRLVLLRTTPKSELVGAMSVLTMPALVGPVIGPILGGTIVTFFNWRWIFYINLPVALVGVALVRAFVPNVKEQEVSPLDWAGIALTGVGLASLIFGFENLGRDFLPPGEVAGLFALAAVCFGLYWRHARGNPHAIIDLSIFRVQTFQAGVVGGGFFRIAMGATPFLLAMLLQIGFGMSAFRAGLMTFISAAGALVMKTTAPPILRRFGFKRVLIANAVICGATFIAYAFFRPTTPHWLIMAVLAGGGFFRSLQFTSLNGLAYAEIDQDRMSRASTTSSMAQQLVQSVGIGLAAMLIHFIGQWQGARTLTWHAVAPAFAAIGAITFVSILWYARLPADAGAELHGRPRRRV